One region of Enterobacter ludwigii genomic DNA includes:
- the zwf gene encoding glucose-6-phosphate dehydrogenase, whose amino-acid sequence MAVTQTAQACDLVIFGAKGDLARRKLLPSLYQLEKAGQLHPDTRILGVGRAEWDKDAYTKVVREALETFMKEKIDESLWDTLSGRLDFCNLDVNDISAFSRLGDMLDQKNRVTINYFAMPPSTFGAICKGLGEAKLNAKPARVVMEKPLGTSLATSREINDQVGEFFEECQVYRIDHYLGKETVLNLLALRFANSLFVNNWDNRTIDHVEITVAEEVGIEGRWGYFDQAGQMRDMIQNHLLQILCMIAMSPPSDLTADSIRDAKVKVLKSLRRIDRSNVREKTVRGQYTAGFAQGKKVPGYLEEEGANKSSNTETFVAIRVDIDDWRWAGVPFYLRTGKRLPAKCSEVVVYFKNPELNLFKESWQELPQNKLTIRLQPDEGVDIQILNKVPGLDHKHNLQTTKLDLSYSETFNQTHLADAYERLLLETMRGIQALFVRRDEVEEAWKWVDSITEAWAADQDAPKPYQAGTWGPVASVAMITRDGRSWNEFE is encoded by the coding sequence ATGGCGGTAACGCAAACAGCCCAGGCATGTGACCTGGTCATTTTCGGCGCGAAAGGCGATCTTGCACGCCGGAAATTGCTGCCTTCCCTGTATCAACTGGAAAAAGCAGGCCAACTTCATCCAGATACCCGTATCCTGGGTGTAGGGCGCGCCGAATGGGACAAGGACGCTTATACCAAAGTCGTTCGTGAAGCGCTCGAAACGTTCATGAAAGAGAAAATCGATGAAAGTTTGTGGGATACGCTGAGCGGACGCCTTGATTTCTGCAACCTGGACGTGAACGACATCAGTGCGTTTTCCCGCCTGGGCGACATGCTGGATCAGAAAAATCGTGTCACCATTAACTATTTCGCCATGCCGCCAAGCACCTTTGGTGCCATCTGCAAAGGTCTGGGTGAAGCCAAACTGAACGCCAAGCCGGCGCGCGTGGTGATGGAGAAGCCGCTGGGTACGTCGCTGGCAACCTCCCGCGAAATTAACGATCAGGTAGGCGAGTTCTTTGAAGAGTGCCAGGTTTACCGTATTGACCACTATCTTGGTAAAGAGACGGTCCTGAACCTGCTGGCGCTGCGTTTTGCTAACTCCCTGTTTGTGAACAACTGGGACAACCGCACTATCGACCACGTGGAAATCACCGTGGCGGAAGAGGTGGGGATTGAAGGGCGCTGGGGTTACTTTGACCAGGCCGGTCAGATGCGCGACATGATCCAGAACCACCTGCTGCAAATTCTGTGCATGATTGCTATGTCTCCACCGTCTGACCTGACGGCTGACAGCATCCGTGATGCAAAAGTGAAAGTACTGAAGTCACTGCGCCGTATCGACCGCTCTAACGTACGTGAGAAGACCGTTCGTGGTCAGTACACCGCCGGGTTTGCGCAAGGCAAAAAAGTGCCTGGGTACCTGGAGGAAGAGGGCGCGAACAAGTCCAGCAACACCGAGACGTTTGTGGCTATCCGCGTGGATATCGACGACTGGCGCTGGGCGGGGGTTCCGTTCTATCTGCGTACCGGTAAACGTCTGCCAGCCAAATGCTCCGAAGTGGTTGTCTACTTCAAAAACCCGGAACTGAACCTGTTCAAAGAGTCCTGGCAGGAACTGCCTCAGAACAAACTGACCATTCGCCTGCAGCCGGACGAAGGGGTTGATATTCAGATCCTGAACAAAGTGCCGGGTCTTGACCACAAACACAACCTGCAGACCACCAAACTGGATCTGAGTTACTCCGAAACCTTCAACCAGACGCATCTTGCAGACGCGTATGAGCGCCTGCTGCTGGAAACCATGCGCGGTATCCAGGCGCTGTTTGTGCGCCGCGACGAAGTGGAGGAGGCCTGGAAATGGGTTGACTCCATTACCGAAGCCTGGGCAGCCGATCAGGATGCGCCTAAACCGTATCAGGCAGGCACCTGGGGGCCAGTCGCGTCCGTGGCGATGATCACCCGCGATGGCCGCTCCTGGAACGAGTTTGAGTAA
- a CDS encoding MurR/RpiR family transcriptional regulator — MNMLEKIQFQLEHLSKSERKVAEVILASPAQAIHSSIAALAQEASVSEPTVNRFCRSLETRGFPDFKLHLAQSLANGTPYVNRNVDEDDSVDAYTAKIFESAMATLDHVRQSLDMSSVNRAVDLLTQAKRIAFFGLGSSAAVAHDAMNKFFRFNVPVIYSDDIVLQRMSCMNCSEDDVVVLISHTGRTKSQVELAQLARENDAMVIALTTAGTPLAREATLAITLDVPEDTDIYMPMVSRLAQLTVIDVLATGFTLRRGAKFRDNLKRVKEALKESRFDKELLIKSDVP; from the coding sequence ATGAACATGCTGGAAAAAATCCAGTTTCAACTGGAACACCTTAGCAAATCCGAGCGAAAAGTGGCCGAAGTTATTCTCGCGTCTCCCGCTCAGGCGATTCATTCAAGCATCGCCGCTCTGGCGCAGGAAGCGAGTGTCAGCGAGCCAACGGTAAATCGCTTCTGCCGTAGCCTGGAAACGCGCGGCTTTCCTGATTTTAAACTGCATCTGGCACAAAGTCTGGCAAACGGCACACCTTATGTTAATCGTAATGTGGATGAAGACGACAGCGTTGATGCCTACACGGCGAAAATTTTTGAGTCAGCGATGGCCACACTTGACCACGTCCGCCAGTCTCTGGATATGAGTTCGGTAAATCGTGCGGTGGATTTACTCACCCAGGCCAAGCGGATTGCCTTCTTTGGTCTTGGGTCATCGGCAGCCGTGGCGCATGACGCCATGAATAAATTCTTCCGCTTTAACGTGCCGGTTATTTATTCCGATGACATTGTGCTGCAACGCATGAGCTGTATGAATTGCAGTGAAGATGACGTCGTGGTACTGATTTCGCACACCGGACGTACCAAGAGCCAGGTAGAACTGGCCCAGCTGGCGCGTGAAAACGATGCCATGGTGATCGCTCTCACGACGGCAGGGACACCGCTGGCCCGTGAGGCCACGCTGGCGATTACCCTCGACGTACCGGAAGACACCGATATCTATATGCCGATGGTCTCCCGTCTGGCGCAGCTCACGGTGATTGACGTGCTGGCGACCGGTTTTACCCTACGAAGAGGGGCAAAATTCAGAGATAACTTGAAGCGTGTCAAGGAAGCGCTTAAGGAATCGCGTTTTGATAAAGAATTGCTTATAAAGAGCGATGTTCCCTGA
- the edd gene encoding phosphogluconate dehydratase, with translation MNPTLLRVTQRIIERSKETRSAYLARIEQAKSNTVHRSQLACGNLAHGFAACQPDDKASLKSMLRNNIAIITSYNDMLSAHQPYEVYPNIIRKALHSVNAVGQVAGGVPAMCDGVTQGQDGMELSLLSREVIAMSAAVGLSHNMFDGALYLGVCDKIVPGLVMAALSFGHLPAIFVPSGPMASGLPNKEKVRIRQLYAEGKADRQALLEAEAASYHAPGTCTFYGTANTNQMVVEFMGMQLPGSSFIQPDAPLRQALTEAAARQVTRLTGNGNEWMPMGKMVDEKVIVNGIVALLATGGSTNHTMHLVAMARAAGILINWDDFSEISSVVPLMARLYPNGPADINHFQAAGGVPLLMRELLKGGLLHEDVNTVAGFGLQRYTQEPWLNNGELDWREGANASLDAQVIATIDKPFSPHGGTKVLSGNLGRAVMKTSAVPEENQIIEAPAVVFESQHDVLPAFDAGLLDKDCVVVVRHQGPKANGMPELHKLMPPLGVLLDRRFKIALVTDGRLSGASGKVPSAIHVTPEAYDGGLLAKVRDGDMIRVNGQTGELTLLVDDAELAARKPHIPDLSASRVGTGREMFGALREKLSGAEQGATCITF, from the coding sequence ATGAATCCGACATTGTTACGCGTAACACAGCGCATTATTGAACGCTCGAAAGAGACCCGTTCGGCCTACCTCGCCCGGATTGAACAAGCTAAAAGTAACACCGTCCACCGCTCTCAGCTGGCATGCGGTAACCTGGCACACGGTTTCGCCGCCTGCCAACCCGATGATAAAGCCTCGCTGAAAAGCATGTTGCGTAACAACATCGCCATCATTACTTCCTATAACGATATGCTTTCCGCGCACCAGCCGTATGAGGTATATCCCAATATCATCCGTAAAGCGCTGCACAGCGTGAATGCCGTGGGCCAGGTGGCGGGCGGTGTTCCGGCGATGTGCGACGGCGTGACGCAGGGTCAGGACGGAATGGAGCTTTCCCTGCTGAGCCGCGAAGTGATTGCGATGTCTGCAGCGGTTGGCTTGTCACACAACATGTTCGATGGCGCGTTGTATCTCGGCGTGTGCGACAAGATTGTCCCGGGCCTGGTAATGGCTGCGCTGTCGTTTGGTCATCTGCCTGCGATCTTCGTGCCATCCGGCCCGATGGCAAGCGGCCTGCCAAACAAAGAGAAAGTGCGTATCCGTCAGCTGTACGCAGAAGGGAAAGCAGACCGTCAGGCGCTGCTGGAGGCAGAAGCCGCGTCCTACCATGCGCCGGGAACCTGTACTTTCTACGGTACGGCTAACACTAACCAGATGGTCGTAGAGTTCATGGGGATGCAGCTTCCGGGCTCGTCCTTTATCCAGCCGGATGCACCACTGCGCCAGGCGCTGACCGAAGCTGCTGCCCGTCAGGTGACGCGTTTGACCGGTAATGGCAACGAATGGATGCCAATGGGCAAAATGGTTGACGAGAAAGTCATCGTTAACGGTATCGTCGCGTTGCTGGCAACGGGGGGGTCAACCAATCACACCATGCACCTGGTGGCCATGGCGCGTGCGGCGGGCATTCTGATTAACTGGGATGATTTCTCCGAGATCTCTTCTGTGGTGCCGCTGATGGCGCGCCTGTACCCGAACGGCCCGGCTGACATTAACCACTTCCAGGCCGCAGGTGGTGTGCCGCTGCTGATGCGCGAGCTGCTGAAAGGCGGTCTGCTGCATGAAGATGTAAATACCGTGGCGGGCTTTGGTCTGCAACGCTACACCCAGGAGCCGTGGCTGAATAACGGCGAGCTGGACTGGCGCGAAGGGGCGAATGCCTCTCTTGATGCACAGGTTATCGCCACCATCGACAAACCGTTCTCTCCTCATGGCGGTACCAAAGTGCTCAGCGGCAACCTCGGACGCGCGGTGATGAAGACGTCTGCCGTACCGGAAGAGAATCAGATTATCGAAGCACCGGCGGTAGTGTTCGAAAGCCAGCACGACGTATTACCTGCCTTTGACGCCGGTCTTCTGGATAAAGACTGCGTGGTGGTCGTTCGCCATCAGGGGCCAAAGGCCAACGGGATGCCAGAATTACATAAACTTATGCCGCCACTTGGTGTATTATTGGACCGCCGTTTCAAAATTGCTCTGGTGACGGATGGACGCCTCTCTGGCGCATCCGGTAAAGTGCCTTCAGCCATCCACGTGACACCTGAAGCTTACGACGGTGGTTTGCTGGCGAAAGTGCGTGACGGCGACATGATCCGCGTAAACGGTCAGACAGGTGAGTTAACCCTGCTGGTGGATGACGCAGAGCTGGCGGCACGTAAGCCACATATTCCTGACCTGAGCGCATCGCGCGTGGGGACAGGGCGCGAAATGTTTGGTGCGCTGCGTGAGAAACTCTCTGGTGCTGAGCAGGGCGCAACCTGTATTACGTTTTAA
- the purT gene encoding formate-dependent phosphoribosylglycinamide formyltransferase, translating into MTRLGTALRPAATRVMLLGSGELGKEVAIECQRLGVEVIAVDRYADAPAMHVAHRSYVINMLDGDALRALITQEKPDFVVPEIEAIATDTLIALEQEGQRVVPCAKAAKLTMNREGIRRLAAEELGLPTSSYRFAGDKTAFLQAVEEIGYPCIVKPVMSSSGKGQSFIRDSSTLDKAWDYAQQGGRAGAGRVIVEGVVKFDFEITLLTVSAIDGVHFCDPIGHRQEDGDYRESWQPQQMSALALERAQAIARKTVLALGGYGLFGVELFVCGDEVIFSEVSPRPHDTGMVTLISQDLSEFALHVRAFLGLPVGGIRQYGPAASAVILPQLTSQNVTFDNVDGAVGAGLQVRLFGKPEIDGTRRLGVALATGDNVEDAVARAKTASAAVSVRG; encoded by the coding sequence ATGACTCGTTTAGGCACTGCGCTGCGACCTGCAGCGACGCGTGTGATGCTGTTGGGATCGGGCGAACTGGGTAAAGAGGTCGCCATTGAATGTCAGCGTTTAGGTGTGGAAGTGATTGCCGTAGACCGTTACGCCGATGCTCCTGCCATGCACGTCGCCCATCGTTCTTATGTGATTAACATGCTGGATGGCGATGCCCTACGGGCACTGATTACGCAGGAGAAACCCGATTTCGTGGTCCCGGAAATTGAAGCCATCGCCACCGATACGCTGATCGCTCTTGAACAGGAAGGCCAGCGCGTGGTGCCCTGTGCCAAAGCGGCAAAACTGACCATGAACCGGGAAGGTATTCGTCGTCTGGCAGCGGAAGAGCTGGGGCTCCCCACGTCGAGCTATCGGTTTGCTGGCGATAAAACCGCATTCCTGCAGGCTGTTGAGGAGATTGGCTACCCGTGCATCGTTAAACCCGTGATGAGTTCCTCCGGTAAAGGACAGAGCTTTATTCGCGACAGCAGCACGCTGGATAAGGCATGGGATTATGCCCAGCAAGGTGGTCGTGCCGGAGCGGGTCGCGTGATTGTCGAAGGTGTCGTGAAATTCGATTTCGAGATCACCCTGTTGACCGTCAGCGCCATTGATGGCGTCCATTTCTGTGACCCAATTGGCCACCGTCAGGAAGATGGCGATTACCGTGAATCATGGCAGCCGCAGCAGATGAGTGCCCTGGCACTGGAACGTGCGCAGGCGATCGCCCGTAAAACCGTACTCGCGCTGGGCGGCTATGGCCTGTTTGGCGTAGAGCTTTTCGTCTGCGGAGATGAGGTTATTTTCAGCGAAGTCTCACCTCGCCCGCATGACACCGGCATGGTGACGCTGATTTCGCAGGATCTCTCTGAGTTCGCCCTGCACGTGCGCGCTTTCCTCGGATTGCCTGTTGGTGGCATCCGTCAGTACGGCCCGGCCGCTTCCGCAGTGATCCTGCCGCAATTAACCAGCCAGAATGTCACGTTTGATAACGTCGACGGCGCAGTAGGTGCAGGGTTACAGGTGCGTTTGTTCGGTAAACCGGAGATCGACGGCACGCGTCGTCTTGGCGTAGCATTAGCCACCGGGGATAACGTAGAAGACGCCGTGGCGAGAGCGAAAACAGCCTCCGCAGCTGTTAGCGTAAGAGGATAA
- the kdgA gene encoding bifunctional 4-hydroxy-2-oxoglutarate aldolase/2-dehydro-3-deoxy-phosphogluconate aldolase, producing the protein MKNWKTSAEAIMTTGPVVPVIVVNKLEHAVPMAKALVAGGVRVLEVTLRTACAMDAIRAIAKEVPDAIVGAGTVLNAQQLAEVTEAGAQFAISPGLTESLLKAATEGTIPLIPGISTVSELMLGMDYGLKEFKFFPAEANGGTKALQAIAGPFAQVRFCPTGGISPANYRDYLALKSVLCIGGSWLVPADALEAGDWDRITKLAREAVEGAQQ; encoded by the coding sequence ATGAAAAACTGGAAAACAAGTGCAGAAGCAATCATGACCACTGGCCCTGTCGTGCCGGTTATCGTGGTAAATAAACTGGAGCATGCGGTACCGATGGCGAAAGCGCTGGTTGCCGGTGGCGTTCGTGTTCTGGAAGTCACCCTGCGCACTGCCTGCGCGATGGATGCTATTCGCGCAATCGCTAAAGAAGTGCCGGACGCCATCGTCGGTGCGGGTACCGTTCTGAATGCACAGCAACTGGCGGAAGTGACTGAAGCGGGCGCACAGTTTGCGATCAGCCCGGGCCTGACGGAGTCTCTGCTGAAAGCGGCAACCGAAGGCACCATTCCGCTGATCCCTGGCATTAGCACCGTATCTGAACTGATGCTGGGTATGGACTACGGTCTGAAAGAGTTCAAATTCTTCCCGGCAGAAGCGAACGGCGGCACCAAAGCGCTGCAGGCGATTGCGGGTCCATTCGCTCAGGTTCGTTTCTGCCCGACGGGTGGCATCTCTCCTGCTAACTACCGTGACTACCTGGCACTGAAAAGCGTGCTGTGCATCGGTGGTTCATGGCTGGTTCCGGCGGATGCGCTGGAAGCGGGCGACTGGGATCGCATTACTAAACTGGCTCGTGAAGCGGTTGAAGGTGCGCAGCAGTAA